Proteins from a genomic interval of Periophthalmus magnuspinnatus isolate fPerMag1 chromosome 11, fPerMag1.2.pri, whole genome shotgun sequence:
- the LOC117379147 gene encoding zinc finger protein 501-like isoform X2, which yields MCQMRAQLREMVRLRLDAAAEEIFALFERILAEYEEELRRATEKRHEKRHETRHGQRAESAPESQQTAPAIQTDSVPEKFPPDVPNPIDLVIKQEPEELGDDIVQIRVPSLPLKNENTEESNPPERAVEAIDLTTREEGRRKKPHACPICGKSYSWKSHLEIHLRVHTGEKPFGCSVCGKRFTKKMYLVIHLRRHTGEKPFSCSVCHDRFISKDSVMKHMVVVHPGLCAVRSRAKHSCGECGKAFTSRSHLEMHLRVHTGEKPFQCPECAKRFTQKATLLGHMTRHTGERPFSCPVCQKSFRQKNHVQKHINIHLRQLSQEQLQGLQGLQGLQVSGQVSGQVPGQVSGQVSGRVSGQVSGQVSGQGSGQGSGQLPGSGQPMFLYPHQEYSAPSLHMFNYST from the exons ATGTGCCAAATGCGGGCGCAGCTGCGGGAGATGGTGCGGCTGCGGCTGGACGCGGCTGCGGAGGAAATTTTTGCGCTTTTTGAGAGAATTTTAGCTGAGTACGAGGAGGAACTGCGCAGAGCCACAGAGAAGCGACACGAGAAGCGACACGAGACGCGACACGGGCAGCGAGCCGAGTCTGCGCCAGAATCGCAACAGACAGCGCCAG CTATTCAAACCGACAGTGTTCCTGAAAAATTCCCTCCGGATGTTCCAAACCCGATCGACCTCGTTATCAAACAGGAGCCAGAGGAACTCGGAGACGACATCGTGCAAATCCGGGTTCCGTCTCTGCCCTTAAAAAACgagaacacagaggaatcaaatCCTCCAGAGAGAGCAGTGGAGGCTATTGACCTAACCacgagggaggaggggcggagaaAGAAACCCCATGCATGTCCCATCTGCGGGAAGAGCTACAGCTGGAAGTCCCACTTGGAAATCCACCTTCGAGTGCACACTGGAGAGAAACCTTTTGGCTGTTCAGTGTGCGGAAAACGCTTCACCAAAAAAATGTACCTGGTCATTCACCTGCGCCGGCACACAGGGgagaaaccattcagctgttcgGTCTGCCACGACCGCTTCATCTCCAAG GACAGTGTGATGAAGCACATGGTGGTGGTTCACCCTGGTCTGTGTGctgtgaggagcagagctaAGCACAGCTGTGGAGAGTGTGGAAAAGCTTTCACATCTCGCTCACACCTGGAGATGCACCTGCGCGTCCACACCGGAGAGAAGCCATTCCAGTGCCCTGAGTGTGCCAAGAGGTTTACCCAGAAGGCCACGCTGCTCG GTCACATGACAAGACACACGGGGGAGAGACCTTTCAGCTGTCCAGTTTGTCAGAAGAGCTTCAGGCAGAAGAACCACGTTCAGAAACACATCAACATCCACTTGCGGCAGCTCAGCCAGGAACAGCTGCAAGGTCTGCAAGGTCTGCAAGGTCTGCAGGTCTCTGGACAGGTCTCTGGACAGGTCCCTGGACAGGTCTCTGGACAGGTCTCTGGACGGGTTTCTGGACAGGTTTCTGGACAGGTTTCAGGACAGGGCTCTGGACAGGGCTCTGGACAG CTGCCGGGGTCTGGACAGCCCATGTTCCTATATCCACATCAGGAATACAGCGCCCCCTCCCTCCACATGTTTAACTACAGCACTTAG
- the LOC117379147 gene encoding zinc finger protein 358-like isoform X1: MCQMRAQLREMVRLRLDAAAEEIFALFERILAEYEEELRRATEKRHEKRHETRHGQRAESAPESQQTAPAIQTDSVPEKFPPDVPNPIDLVIKQEPEELGDDIVQIRVPSLPLKNENTEESNPPERAVEAIDLTTREEGRRKKPHACPICGKSYSWKSHLEIHLRVHTGEKPFGCSVCGKRFTKKMYLVIHLRRHTGEKPFSCSVCHDRFISKDSVMKHMVVVHPGLCAVRSRAKHSCGECGKAFTSRSHLEMHLRVHTGEKPFQCPECAKRFTQKATLLGHMTRHTGERPFSCPVCQKSFRQKNHVQKHINIHLRQLSQEQLQGLQGLQGLQVSGQVSGQVPGQVSGQVSGRVSGQVSGQVSGQGSGQGSGQVSGQGSGQGSGQGSGQGSGQGSGQGSGQGSGQGSGQSSGQLQGSSGQLPGSGQPMFLYPHQEYSAPSLHMFNYST; encoded by the exons ATGTGCCAAATGCGGGCGCAGCTGCGGGAGATGGTGCGGCTGCGGCTGGACGCGGCTGCGGAGGAAATTTTTGCGCTTTTTGAGAGAATTTTAGCTGAGTACGAGGAGGAACTGCGCAGAGCCACAGAGAAGCGACACGAGAAGCGACACGAGACGCGACACGGGCAGCGAGCCGAGTCTGCGCCAGAATCGCAACAGACAGCGCCAG CTATTCAAACCGACAGTGTTCCTGAAAAATTCCCTCCGGATGTTCCAAACCCGATCGACCTCGTTATCAAACAGGAGCCAGAGGAACTCGGAGACGACATCGTGCAAATCCGGGTTCCGTCTCTGCCCTTAAAAAACgagaacacagaggaatcaaatCCTCCAGAGAGAGCAGTGGAGGCTATTGACCTAACCacgagggaggaggggcggagaaAGAAACCCCATGCATGTCCCATCTGCGGGAAGAGCTACAGCTGGAAGTCCCACTTGGAAATCCACCTTCGAGTGCACACTGGAGAGAAACCTTTTGGCTGTTCAGTGTGCGGAAAACGCTTCACCAAAAAAATGTACCTGGTCATTCACCTGCGCCGGCACACAGGGgagaaaccattcagctgttcgGTCTGCCACGACCGCTTCATCTCCAAG GACAGTGTGATGAAGCACATGGTGGTGGTTCACCCTGGTCTGTGTGctgtgaggagcagagctaAGCACAGCTGTGGAGAGTGTGGAAAAGCTTTCACATCTCGCTCACACCTGGAGATGCACCTGCGCGTCCACACCGGAGAGAAGCCATTCCAGTGCCCTGAGTGTGCCAAGAGGTTTACCCAGAAGGCCACGCTGCTCG GTCACATGACAAGACACACGGGGGAGAGACCTTTCAGCTGTCCAGTTTGTCAGAAGAGCTTCAGGCAGAAGAACCACGTTCAGAAACACATCAACATCCACTTGCGGCAGCTCAGCCAGGAACAGCTGCAAGGTCTGCAAGGTCTGCAAGGTCTGCAGGTCTCTGGACAGGTCTCTGGACAGGTCCCTGGACAGGTCTCTGGACAGGTCTCTGGACGGGTTTCTGGACAGGTTTCTGGACAGGTTTCAGGACAGGGCTCTGGACAGGGCTCTGGACAGGTTTCAGGACAGGGCTCTGGGCAGGGCTCTGGGCAGGGCTCTGGGCAGGGCTCTGGGCAGGGCTCTGGGCAGGGCTCTGGACAGGGCTCTGGGCAGGGCTCTGGACAGAGCTCTGGACAGCTGCAGGGCTCCTCTGGACAGCTGCCGGGGTCTGGACAGCCCATGTTCCTATATCCACATCAGGAATACAGCGCCCCCTCCCTCCACATGTTTAACTACAGCACTTAG